One segment of Manihot esculenta cultivar AM560-2 chromosome 4, M.esculenta_v8, whole genome shotgun sequence DNA contains the following:
- the LOC110613284 gene encoding MATH domain and coiled-coil domain-containing protein At3g58270-like, producing MANNLRTAANIATNEGVIISSTPDNGQNTCLLLFPKGNNVNHLSIYLDVADSTSLPQGWIRDAKISFAVKNQLNNSLTVREDTRHVFQALAKDWGFKSFIPLGKIKDSAEGNLVGNMLLVEVEVLVHSIQHYSRLDPTKEVARNETKPSEPVIAPQTNQVPLLQNKVVDTKANVVSTTVIEAPLTTKPLNRTIEGIQTGIPTNDKEVIKYSPPPSMIAETIPLMDHPFEPRKPSPNVHTIYKGLL from the exons ATGGCCAATAATTTGCGAACTGCTGCTAATATCGCCACCAACGAGGGTGTCATCATTTCTTCTACTCCTGACAATGGACAAAACAC GTGTTTGCTTCTTTTCCCCAAAGGAAACAATGTGAATCATTTGTCAATATACTTGGATGTTGCTGATTCAACAAGTTTGCCACAAGGATGGATTAGAGATGCAAAAATTAGCTTTGCAGTTAAAAATCAACTCAACAATAGTTTGACAGTCAGAGAAG ACACACGACATGTATTCCAAGCATTGGCAAAAGATTGGGGTTTCAAATCTTTCATTCCTCTTGGCAAAATAAAAGATTCTGCAGAAGGGAATCTTGTGGGCAATATGCTTCTTGTTGAAGTGGAGGTTCTTGTTCACAGTATCCAGCATTACTCCAGGCTTGACCCTACAAAGGAAGTAGCAAGGAATGAAACAAAACCATCTGAGCCAGTGATTGCACCACAAACAAACCAAGTTCCTTTATTACAAAACAAAGTAGTTGATACTAAAGCAAATGTTGTATCAACAACTGTTATTGAAGCTCCTTTAACAACTAAACCTCTGAACCGGACTATAGAAGGCATTCAAACTGGTATTCCCACCAATGATAAAGAGGTTATCAAGTATTCACCACCTCCTTCAATGATTGCTGAGACTATTCCTTTAATG GATCATCCCTTTGAGCCTAGAAAACCTTCCCCAAATGTGCATACAATATACAAGGGTCTACTATAG